TTGTCATCGTCAACGGCGAGAACGCCGCCGGCGGCTTCGGCATCACCGAAGACATCTTCCTCGAGACGATCAACGCCGGCGCCGACGTGGTGACCACCGGCAACCACGTCTGGGACCAGAAGGAAGCGGTGGTCTTCTGCGAGCGGCACGACCAGTTCCTGCGCCCGGCCAACTATCCGGCCGGCACGCCCGGCCGCGGCTCCAACCTGTTCTTTGCCCGCAACGGCGCGCGCGTGCTGGTCGCCAACGTCATGGGCCGCGTCTTCATGCATCCCGAACTCGATGATCCCTTCAAGTCGGCCGAGGCGATCCTCGATGCCTGCCCGCTCGGCGAGCAGGCGGATGCGATCGTCTTCGACTTTCATGCGGAGGCGACCAGCGAAAAGCAGTGCTTCGGCCATTTCGTCGACGGACGCGCCAGCCTCGTCGTCGGCACGCATACGCACGTGCCGACCGCCGACCACCAGATCCTCAACGGCGGCACCGCCTATATGAGTGATGCCGGCATGTGCGGCGACTACGATTCCTCGCTCGGCATGGACAAGGAAGAGCCGCTCAACCGCTTCATCTCGAAGATGCCGAAGGGGCGCTTCGAGGCGGCGTCGGGTCCGGCCACCATCTGCGGTCTCGGGGTCGAGATCTCCGATCGCACCGGGCTTGCCGAGAAGATCGCGCCGCTGCGGC
The nucleotide sequence above comes from Ensifer sp. PDNC004. Encoded proteins:
- a CDS encoding YmdB family metallophosphoesterase; the protein is MRLLFLGDMVGKTGRTAVWERLPGLIGDLKLDFVIVNGENAAGGFGITEDIFLETINAGADVVTTGNHVWDQKEAVVFCERHDQFLRPANYPAGTPGRGSNLFFARNGARVLVANVMGRVFMHPELDDPFKSAEAILDACPLGEQADAIVFDFHAEATSEKQCFGHFVDGRASLVVGTHTHVPTADHQILNGGTAYMSDAGMCGDYDSSLGMDKEEPLNRFISKMPKGRFEAASGPATICGLGVEISDRTGLAEKIAPLRLGPRLAETIPDFWS